In the Wyeomyia smithii strain HCP4-BCI-WySm-NY-G18 chromosome 2, ASM2978416v1, whole genome shotgun sequence genome, one interval contains:
- the LOC129722572 gene encoding protein gustavus-like, protein MYAKKHLNKRRGRKHSVTPQITNMERPKRHENYEIPQRLKILLERPTVSPEEQIRHSWNKEDCSENIFVETNGLTAHRTYARNNTDCIRGKVGFTKGLHVWEITWPSEQRGTHAYVGIATSDATLQCMGYQSLLGLDSNSWGFDINRGMTLHDSIIDTYPKKQNGRERKSFEKFKIKFETIKVILDMDKGTLSFLANGQYFGEAFEGLQNKTLYPIISTVWGRSEVKMEYLGGLESKPITLQELCKYTICKGMCSIHFKENVKLFQLPKSIENYLCLQGKDFWKRSLNTDRKHECTNYCVTHNTTGLRVKDV, encoded by the coding sequence ATGTATGCCAAGAAACATTTAAACAAACGAAGAGGACGAAAACATAGTGTAACGCCTCAAATTACAAATATGGAAAGACCGAAAAGACACGAAAATTATGAGATACCacaaagattaaaaattttgttggaAAGACCAACAGTATCTCCGGAAGAACAGATAAGACATTCCTGGAATAAGGAAGACTGTTCTGAAAACATATTTGTAGAAACTAATGGTCTCACAGCCCATCGAACTTATGCAAGAAACAATACTGATTGCATAAGAGGTAAAGTTGGGTTCACAAAAGGTCTCCATGTATGGGAAATAACATGGCCTAGTGAACAGAGGGGGACACATGCATACGTTGGAATAGCAACGTCTGATGCAACCCTACAATGCATGGGTTATCAAAGTCTATTAGGACTAGATAGCAATTCTTGGGGCTTTGACATAAACAGGGGCATGACGCTTCATGATTCAATCATTGACACGTACCCGAAAAAACAAAATGGTAGAGAACGAAAATCTTTTGAAAAGTTCAAAATAAAGTTCGAGACTATTAAAGTGATACTGGATATGGATAAAGGCACACTGAGCTTTTTAGCCAATGGCCAATACTTTGGAGAAGCCTTCGAGGGTCTCCAAAATAAGACACTATACCCAATAATTTCAACAGTTTGGGGCAGAAGTGAGGTAAAAATGGAATATTTAGGTGGTTTAGAGTCTAAACCAATTACCTTACAGGAATTGTGCAAATACACAATCTGTAAAGGAATGtgttcaatacatttcaaagaAAATGTCAAACTTTTCCAATTACCAAAGTCAATAGAGAACTATTTGTGCCTTCAAGGAAAGGACTTTTGGAAAAGGAGTCTGAACACAGACAGAAAACATGAATGCACAAATTATTGTGTCACACATAACACGACTGGGCTCCGAGTAAAagacgtgtga